One stretch of Thioclava sp. GXIMD4216 DNA includes these proteins:
- a CDS encoding filamentous hemagglutinin N-terminal domain-containing protein, with amino-acid sequence MRGIRGLAVISALALSIGESGAQVVPDGSTDTVVTLGADGSVGVALAPATSNGVSLNRYDAFNVAKPGVQLDNRTTAARTIVNEVTGPTETKIEGPLEVLGQRAHIIVANPNGITIDGGRFINTGRVALTTGAIGSTTTQVAPMITREDVTTTVANGRIHVLGGGLSGQMDALELIAHDLRIEGPITNAANAEDAAIKLRAGNGVTTFDSGVLPGNAAARWATTVSSDSAENGAVLVDLLAPGVLRSNRIEILVNGAGAGVRMAGAGYADAQDFVLRTDGRVEAEGATLTAADGLSFAAETLDIRDSTITTAGVLALASDNALNLTNSMLQATTGSVSLSSGDALVARDSEVTAAGHLLIDADRVDLAASEEQHVWAAQGGSLVLSTSGTTTEGDLTVSGVLLQGALANDGLSNSAGVAAAGAATFSIAGDVNLTSTENALGVLFAPGGDLQINAGGDLGNLQGRIIANGDLRLTFGGDLNNRISTTDITPEISSETRRGKRLWYTLWLMRERIETQVYDFGPLLDADRSPVLLAGNGLTITADNLLNQGGEIAANGGDLHITATNIETRGAPSGRLALRESCAIICSYETEGEVSVLGGRIAASGDVSIAATDRFANLGGQVQAIGGLTISAVEAETTSLDVPVLVSRPAGLYNFWRSKAAWIFLRDQFGTLIAETGQLHIASSTPLRIDGGEIAAGGEIVLDAGKDLVRAPGITSQALNHRVGLLRKLPLIND; translated from the coding sequence AGCTCGACAACCGCACCACCGCCGCACGGACCATTGTCAACGAAGTGACAGGCCCGACTGAGACAAAGATAGAAGGGCCGCTCGAGGTACTCGGCCAACGCGCCCATATCATCGTCGCGAACCCCAATGGTATTACCATCGACGGCGGGCGCTTTATTAATACTGGGCGGGTCGCGCTGACCACAGGTGCGATTGGTAGTACCACGACACAAGTTGCCCCTATGATAACGCGCGAGGATGTAACGACCACTGTTGCCAACGGTCGGATCCATGTCCTCGGTGGAGGGCTATCAGGACAGATGGATGCGCTCGAGCTCATTGCACATGACCTACGCATCGAGGGGCCGATCACCAACGCCGCTAATGCTGAGGACGCTGCGATCAAGCTACGCGCGGGCAACGGTGTGACAACCTTTGACAGCGGCGTACTGCCGGGCAATGCGGCAGCCAGATGGGCAACTACGGTCTCTTCGGACAGCGCCGAAAATGGTGCGGTTCTGGTTGATTTGCTGGCGCCGGGAGTTCTTCGCTCTAATCGAATTGAAATTTTGGTAAATGGTGCGGGCGCCGGAGTGCGGATGGCTGGCGCGGGTTACGCCGATGCACAGGATTTTGTGCTGCGTACCGATGGCCGCGTAGAGGCCGAGGGCGCCACGCTGACCGCCGCCGATGGCCTGTCGTTCGCCGCCGAAACACTCGATATACGCGACAGCACCATTACCACTGCGGGGGTCCTTGCTCTGGCCAGCGACAACGCCCTAAACCTCACAAACAGTATGTTGCAGGCGACGACTGGGTCCGTTTCCCTGTCGTCGGGAGACGCGCTCGTGGCGCGTGACAGTGAGGTTACCGCGGCTGGTCATTTACTGATTGATGCGGATCGGGTTGATCTAGCCGCATCGGAAGAACAACACGTCTGGGCCGCACAGGGCGGAAGCCTAGTACTGAGCACTTCAGGAACCACAACCGAGGGTGACCTGACAGTCTCGGGTGTGCTGCTGCAAGGCGCGCTCGCCAACGATGGGCTAAGCAATAGCGCAGGCGTCGCGGCGGCAGGGGCTGCGACTTTTTCGATAGCAGGCGACGTCAATTTGACTAGTACCGAGAATGCGCTTGGTGTGCTCTTCGCCCCCGGGGGGGACCTACAAATCAATGCAGGCGGCGATCTGGGGAATCTGCAAGGTCGGATTATTGCAAATGGTGATCTACGACTAACTTTTGGCGGCGATCTAAACAATCGGATCAGCACCACTGACATCACCCCAGAAATTAGCAGCGAAACGAGACGCGGCAAACGCCTATGGTATACGCTGTGGCTCATGCGAGAGCGTATCGAGACGCAGGTTTATGATTTCGGTCCCCTGCTGGACGCAGATCGTAGCCCGGTGCTTCTAGCAGGTAATGGGCTGACAATCACTGCAGACAACCTGCTCAATCAGGGTGGCGAGATCGCGGCGAATGGCGGCGACCTGCACATTACCGCGACTAATATCGAGACCCGTGGAGCACCTTCTGGACGTTTAGCGCTACGCGAGAGCTGCGCTATTATTTGTAGCTATGAGACTGAGGGGGAGGTTTCGGTTCTAGGTGGACGGATAGCAGCCTCGGGCGACGTCTCTATCGCGGCAACCGATCGCTTTGCTAACCTCGGCGGTCAAGTGCAGGCAATCGGCGGACTGACGATTAGCGCCGTCGAAGCCGAAACCACCAGTCTTGATGTACCAGTTTTGGTATCACGGCCGGCAGGACTTTATAATTTCTGGCGCTCAAAAGCTGCATGGATCTTTTTGCGTGACCAGTTCGGCACACTGATCGCAGAAACTGGACAATTGCACATTGCGAGTTCCACCCCTCTGCGCATCGACGGCGGCGAGATCGCGGCTGGCGGTGAGATCGTTCTCGACGCTGGAAAAGATCTGGTGCGCGCACCGGGTATTACCTCGCAAGCGCTTAATCACAGGGTCGGTCTGCTCCGCAAGTTGCCGTTGATCAATGACTAA